The genomic window ACACATGTTTCTGATGAACCAGTAAATATTTCAGTGACAAACGCAATCTGTGTGGACTGCAATATCGCTTCAGGCTCGTATTTAAATGGGAACCCAGTTCATATAATCCACCAGTTTTTCCCTACCGTACCGAGCGGGTATAAAATAGTTGAGTCAcctcaaaatattttatattacccCATCAGCGTTAAGACGATCAACAACATTAGTATAAAAATTGTTGATCAAAACGGTAAATTACTTAATTTTCGACAAGAAGAGAttactttaaatttacatttaCGACAGCGATTATAATGGTTTTAAACTTTTCTTACCAACAACCACATTACATAAAAAACTATAAAAGAGACAACCGAAAGCAAAAATCTAAcagtttcaaaaaaacagttgCAATATTAACACCATCTAATcgattattattaaaaaagcttGGCTTCAAAGTTTTAGTGTGATGGAGGTGTTACATGTAACTGGGCAACCTTATAATGACACGACTATACAAGAATACCAATTTCACGCCTATTCACCATATTATATTCCCGGAAAATTGAACTATAACGATGAAATACGAATTCCCATTCAAGATCTAGACGCGTACACGTTACCTTCAACATCATATCTCGACATAGAGGGGAAGCTACTCACACATGATGATAAGGAGCCaacaaaactaaaatttataaataacgcTATTTCCTTTTTATTTCGCGAGCTTCGGTATGAATTAAATGGAGTTATTATAGATTCTGTTCGAGAGGTTGGACTGGTATCAACGATTAAAAACTATCTAAGTCTCAACGAAAACGAAAGTATTCTATTCCAAAATGCTGGATGGTTTCCAAAAtcagaaaatgaaaaaataatagtgGACGCTCATGGTAACTTTAACGTTTGCATACCATTACGATTATTATCAGGTTTTTTTGAAGACTTCAGACGAATTATAATGAATTGTAAGCAGGAGCTCATTTTAATACGATCAAACGATGATGTCGATGCAATTGTGAGTATTGACGAAACCGAACGCCCCAAAGTCGAAATTACAAAATTACAGTGGAATGTAGCCCATGTTAGCCCAAGCATGCGTGAACAACTACGATTAAATAGTATAGCTCATAAAAATATTGAGCTACCAATTAAATTTCGTTCGTGGCAAATGATTGAATACCCATCATTAAATAATGCGACACGGCATACGTGGGCGGTAAAAACCAGTACTAACATTGAAACACCGAGACATATCATTATCGCATTTCAGAAAGGGAGAAAATCAAAGATTACTAAAGATATGAGCAAATTTGATCATAACGACCTtaaaaatataaaggtatttttgAATTCTGAACGATTTCCTTATAATGATTTACAAATAGATTTTGACACTAACAAATTCGCTCAAATTTATGAGATGTTTGGAAGTTTTCAGACAAGTTATTATAATTTAAACTTAAACCAACCGATATTTAACCCGCAAGATTTTAAAACTAAGACACCACTAATACATATAGATTGCTCTAGACAGAAAGAAGTGATCCAAAATGGGTCCGTCGTTCTCCGTATCGAATTTGAAACAAATACACCTTCAACAACTGATGTATCTGCTTATTGTTTAATTTTACATGAGAAGGAATTTACATACAATCCACTAACAAAAATAGTAAAGCAGTATTAATAAACAGATGTTGTAATTGTATATTATTTGATAGTATCAATTATAAATGTTAGTTTACGATGTATCGCTCACATGAAAACACGTTAAATAACTTTATAGATCATTTAAAAGAACTTAAAAATCAAATTCAGCAGTACGAAGCCCTAAAACAGGTTATTCGAAAACTTAAACAATTGAAAATATGAAACTTGTTATTGACATTCAAGGTTTTAAAATCGAGAATAATAAGTTTATTTGTAAAGAATTAGCGTGTTATTCAGGAGATAAAGTTATAGTATATATTTTTAAGCCTCCTTTCCCATTACGAATGTTACCTCCCAATTTAATTCAGCAGGTGACATGGTTAAGTAAACACCATCACTGCATTTCTTGGAATGAAGGTTATACCCCATTGtacgagtttaaaaaaattataagggaAATAACAGAGAAAGCTGAAATAGTCTATGTAAAAGGATTGGAAAAAGCGAATTACATAAGAAAATACTCTACTACACCTGTAGTCGAAGTAGGTGAATTTCCACCACTACCAGTATCGGAAGCAAAATGTTTTTACCACTctgaaaaaaaatgtatatgtgctctttcaaatgtattttttatatatgatAATTTTGTAATGgagtaaattttaataaaaaaattatattttatacttttttatttttaaactcaaACTACAATAATAAATTCTATCTATAGTTCACTTGTACCTACAGGATCCAGCCAAGCAACCTTCACACTCGTAGGAATGTTGACACCATGTACGCATGAATCATGGGATCCTTGGTGGTGTCAGGTGTTCCATGAGCTTAACAGTTCACAGGATTTTACCAAAACAACCTTCACATCTGCAAGGATGTTGATACCGCGCACCCTTCAATCGTTTTAGAATCCTTGGTGGTAGCAGGTCTTCTATAGGCTTAAGACGCTCCAATTGTTGGTATTGAACAAGTTTTGGGAAAAGGTCATCAAAAGTTGAAGTCTTTTTTTGGAATTGTTCCACCCAAAACCAAACTTCGGAAAGTTCAAAAATTCTTTGCAAAGCTGTGTCTAATAGATAACGCATTGTCGGGTATCTGTTAACGTACACACGCAACTTTATGCTTAGACACACATCATCAAACATGTTGTGTTGTCCGAGTTCACAAAGTACCTCTACCCAACAGtttacacaaattttatttaatttttttttgttggtgtAATATCCAATAGATGTTAGGTTATGTATCGATGTTTCACTGGTAACTAATTTATTCACTTTATCCATAATAAGTTCAACACTTTCTTGATGCATGGTTATAGTTATTTTTACTCATAAACTGATTTTATGATTACATCAATATAGTTATATACCATCAACCCCCCACTCCATCGCATCAAAACAGGTTTTAAAACTTGTATCGCTAACTACAAATTTTAGAGGTGAACCAGTTTTTTAGCGAAGTTAGAGGTTAACCAACTTTCTTTGTTCCCAATGTAAATTTAAATCTAATAAGtagtacaaaaatattttataatttattacaaATTGTATATAAAACAGTTAGAATTACAATTACAGTTAAAAAACAAtcataaattttaaagttttcaaGTTTCGGTTTTGATTTAATTAACATATTCGGTTTATCGTCAGGTTCAAATGTTTTCGATTTCAGTAGTCTTGCAAACAGACATGTTGAATACTTTATGTGTTTATCAATAGGTATATCGTATGATTCCCATTTGTGTATTTCGATTTTACAGTGGAAACAGCAAACTACATCAGCAACCCCTGTATGGTAAAACCCAGCTTTGCTTAACAACACGGGGTCGACTAGTCCTCTCCAATATTGAAATGATAGTAAACGATTCTCAaacgaacacatactaccaaagTTACCATCGTCAAGACACATGTTTGACTAAAAAAGTTATACGggaatataatttatataatataaaattagaATGGAGGGGGGTATAAGCCCATATATTTTTAAACTCACCACATTAATAACACTAATTACgctataaaacagaaaaaaataataacattaataAAGAGTAAAAaccaacaataaaatataaaacctTGACAGcttatttattcttttattatctAACTATCCGTAACCGGATATTCAcctttctttgccgtctaccaacCTCCCGTATTaccaaaaaagtaaaaaaccAACAATAAGAGATAAAACCAATAAAACTTTGACCGCTTTTTTAACTTTTTGTTACCTAACTACCCGTGACCGGATATTCACCTTTCTTCACCATCTACCTACCCACCTCCCACCCTCATTGTTTGATCTGGTAGTGGAGAGTGGTACCTGCCACAGAAATCGAAAATAGTCGCACTCAAGAGTTTGAGAGGTATAGTGATCTGTCCGTGACCGGATAATCATTTTTTGTCCACCTACCCAACTTCCACCCTTATTAGTCTGGTGGTGGAGGTGCTACCTGTGATAGGAATCGAAAATAGTCGCACAGAAGAGTACGAGAGGTGTACTGATTACGGGAATCTATTCTCCATCAAACATGTTAGTAAATGTTAATAGTGACGTATGTGATTCTAGCACGGACTGGGTGGTAAATAGCGACACTATTGATCCCGGCCCATGCGATTCTACAACAAACCTGCTGCGATCTGCATGGAGTCTCTCAACAATCCCGGAGGACTCTTCTTCAGAGGATGACGGGGTGGAGGATGAAATAGATGAAGAAAATAACGTTGATGATAATATGGTTATAGAAAACGGACGTGTGTGTGAGATAGAAGAAATCTGTTGGCAACCTATGATTGTACCACCCGATCTTGTCGATGTAATCATAGAACTTTAAGTTATAATAATTTGTAAcatgttaaattataatttactTTGTATACTTATATACCATCCGAAAATGtaattgataataaattatttacaaactTATTTCCACCCTTTCGTTACAACCTGCAAACTACAATTTTTACCGTTTTTTCATTTAAAACTAGATTAAATAGAactttaaataaatgtttaaattaaattttatactacAACCTGCTAAGTTATATTTTACTACCCAAACATAAAATTAATACTAAACTGTTTgataataaaaacttattttttactctttaagttAAAAGCGGTTAAGATGGAtaccaaattaaaatttattactttttatttaaaactacTTTTAAAGCGATCGAATTATGGTGTAAATGATGATATAAGCCTTACTAAGATGGAGAgaagaaattttataaaaattagacTGACCGAACTATAGAACTTGGTTCACAAAAAGTTTATTCAAAATGGTAATAAAGTTATGCTAGAATAATTATGAACTTGATAGGTATAAAAgcttaatttaaaataatattttaactttttttaaagtaaatttgtTTATTACCCCCTTcgacataaatattattttataaaaattaaatacttCTCAAGTTTAAAGTAAGAAAAACCAATGAAATTGTTAAATacgtttttattaaaaataaacaaataaacataaatataaaatttaatatatatacacttaaaaaataattaatactaactaaaaataaacataaatacaAATATTGATCCAATATATACACTTTTAAAATCATTAATACTAACTATACAGGGTTGCAGGGACCACCTACGGGGTAGAATCTGTAACAAAGAAATAGCAACATTATAGAAAACAGCAATTACAGAAAACAACAACATTTTAGCAAATTAAAATTCCGTAATAGAAAATTTGTAAAAATTCGTAAAACTGTTTTGTTATGCTCGTAAAAAGGAAAAGTTAGATTACgtaaaaaattgtattaatatATGAATAACGTTAATAGAAAAACGAATTAAAAATCCGTAATAGAGGATTTGTAAAAATTCGTAAAACTGTTTTGTTATGCTCGTAAAAAGGAAAAGTTAGATTACgtaaaaaattgtattaatatATGAATAGCGCTAAtagaagaacaaattaaaaatccGTAATAGAGGATTTGTAAAAATTCGtgaaaaactgttttattatacaTAAAAGTAAAAGTTAGATTAggtcaaaaattgtataaaaaactCACACAACATATACCGCTTTATGCACCTTCATCCCGCATCCCGCATCTCAGGACATCACCAGCGACATTTTTGTTGAATAAGTCTGTAACAAACGAAAAACGTAATCAGTATTGCAATTGTTAATATTAGCATTGCTCTAAATTTtgttagtatagtcggttcgctaaattcAGGCACAATTAgatagtgattttagtaagtaattttgtcaatttgttaaaatttgtgaaaaaataattactaaatagttaataattactataGCAAGATGTAGAACAAATTAGAATATTATAATGGTGTACAAAAATTAATGATCACGcttaataaagaataaattaaaatttcgtaatagaaaataaatttaattttcgtTTGTAAAAATTCATGGAAAACATTATCACTATTGTGATTGTCATTATTAGCATTGCTGTGCATTTTATTAGTAAAATTGTTGCAACATGTTATAATTAAAAATTCTTACCTCGAGAATCTGACCTCACAGCATTGGCCAGGGAAGCTTTTATATTAATGAGATCCTGTGAAAGCCGGATATTCTCCTCGTGAAAAGCCTCGGAAATTTTTTCAccatatgaaaaaatgttttggaTGGCTTTTTTAAGGAGTTCACTTTCCTTTAAATTCTCATTTAACCTTTCCTGAATGCGGTCTTGATGACGTTCAAGAGCCGACACAAGTCCTCCCTTAAAATCCTCACATAATGCTTGGTGGTAAGCTTCTGCGCGGTTGGGGATTTGGAGAACTCTCGTCACTACATTAGTGAGTGACGGCTCTGTTCTCGATATAAGCTCTTTTTCCCAGACTTGGGTCTCAGTCATAGGTTTCATGGGTATTTCCTCTTCAGCTTGGGGTTGAGTTATATGTGTCTGTGTTAACCCCTCTTCAGGTGATGATCCCAATTCGGAGATATTTAATATATCTCCGATAGAGGGGTAACCCTCGATAGAGGGTTTGTTGCAGGTTTGAAGTGAAGGGTGATCAGATGTCCCGTCTTCAGAGTCGGAAATATCTTCAAAAGATGTAGAGTGGTGTTTTGATGTTTGCACGCTTGGAGAAGCGTGCACCTCCGCCGCTACTTTGAAAGTTTGCGCCGCCACCgctgtattttttttaatttttagaattaAGCGTCCCATCTCGCTGCGTGGCTGATTTAGGGGGAGTGTTTCGCTCCCCACATAAATGACGCTTTCCTCTGACGGCGCTCTCTTTCTGCTATCCCTCACTCCCGATACCGATGGAGGGACGAACGACGAATCAACACTAAATACATCCCGTCTTTTTTTCGACGGCGGCACCTCCGACTCTTCACACAGAACACGCTTTCCGACACTTACACATTGCGTGTGACATTTAAGAGTTtcgaaatttaaaatattatctaaatCCATTTCACCGGCGGATGGAAAACAAGACTGGAATAATCGAGCGAACATCTCAAACTGCAATTTATAAGTGAACTCAACCAAACAAAGTGGTAGGGTAGATCCAGTTCTAAATCGACCCGACGCAATACCAGTTCTGAAACCAGTTCTCAAACAAAGAAAGGTGGATAACCGGTCAAGGCTTTGGTTTACCTGACACTGGTAgaggttttttgttttttttgtcttaaatttttttttttttttttttttctcaattttttttttttttttttttttttttttttttttttttcattttttatttttttttatttttgaggtttttttatttttgatcctACCACCACCTTCCAACCACTCTAATGAAAGATCTTGACGG from Diabrotica virgifera virgifera chromosome 5, PGI_DIABVI_V3a includes these protein-coding regions:
- the LOC126885372 gene encoding uncharacterized protein LOC126885372; translation: MEVLHVTGQPYNDTTIQEYQFHAYSPYYIPGKLNYNDEIRIPIQDLDAYTLPSTSYLDIEGKLLTHDDKEPTKLKFINNAISFLFRELRYELNGVIIDSVREVGLVSTIKNYLSLNENESILFQNAGWFPKSENEKIIVDAHGNFNVCIPLRLLSGFFEDFRRIIMNCKQELILIRSNDDVDAIVSIDETERPKVEITKLQWNVAHVSPSMREQLRLNSIAHKNIELPIKFRSWQMIEYPSLNNATRHTWAVKTSTNIETPRHIIIAFQKGRKSKITKDMSKFDHNDLKNIKVFLNSERFPYNDLQIDFDTNKFAQIYEMFGSFQTSYYNLNLNQPIFNPQDFKTKTPLIHIDCSRQKEVIQNGSVVLRIEFETNTPSTTDVSAYCLILHEKEFTYNPLTKIVKQY
- the LOC126885036 gene encoding uncharacterized protein LOC126885036, with amino-acid sequence MFARLFQSCFPSAGEMDLDNILNFETLKCHTQCVSVGKRVLCEESEVPPSKKRRDVFSVDSSFVPPSVSGVRDSRKRAPSEESVIYVGSETLPLNQPRSEMGRLILKIKKNTAVAAQTFKVAAEVHASPSVQTSKHHSTSFEDISDSEDGTSDHPSLQTCNKPSIEGYPSIGDILNISELGSSPEEGLTQTHITQPQAEEEIPMKPMTETQVWEKELISRTEPSLTNVVTRVLQIPNRAEAYHQALCEDFKGGLVSALERHQDRIQERLNENLKESELLKKAIQNIFSYGEKISEAFHEENIRLSQDLINIKASLANAVRSDSRDLFNKNVAGDVLRCGMRDEGA